Proteins encoded by one window of Cryptococcus gattii WM276 chromosome K, complete sequence:
- a CDS encoding Hypothetical protein (Similar to TIGR gene model, INSD accession AAW46381.1; CNK03050) translates to MENNTIRAPSPRKHSALVTVTDDFDIPSQAPTPTPQTTLTTHPHLAHYIHSLLNNVHFPPPRSALSQHPLSVSSSGGSNDSDSDDEHHGNVSNVSQSGSEAASTSGASGVTKSSQEGGLAKSDDGSSRKATTAEKEELVKRIVELLDNDQEEEIKGTLKPYMGELGKDDLLMDQVCLDCMHKRRDDIEGLPYAPHLTPTRARASPGVGARPYTPTRVPSFRSRTPLSRTHSPVPPIPSHSSAIVPPKPASSSGYSPAPSPLASPRMLNAKASTFNPSARVVSGSPFGAIGAPSMTRTGSNLAIASPLFSDQQSPFHSPVGTPQRTPVKMPDLFSSPAQRAAASKGIMPDDDDDDEFSPFGKGLPKVHHHDTSLKADSKPFNPYFFGAPLGPALDLNAGEYTPNIAMSDTSTSYSSSNIGPSDVLDESTTETSSGMTPLDVLCSVFTSVPRPELEDALHRSGYDFEAAMSMLVAAYTNPRSGASTPQRVSSPRPHIGMGRGGRDGYFPTVNSRTLRRDLSPMGGTRSPAGANGGKMCRYFLAGECRRSDCRFSHDLDRAMCRFWLRGHCAKGPNCEFLHSFPNNLDVSALQTAMSRVELSQDDYARPDSLGNWHQPPEEFPDLATARSVRAPRFDPSRNRFANAIKRAAPAPPRDFPSAQAQAAHSQDYLSDSSTSSVPALPRPSMRIKLRPPTLLPTLKTGTAANDQYLASRSTSIRLGHARNACLARAADAFRRGDGAAAKRFSREGKALNQRMLNEAAEAAQGLVKERQAEAMEAVKERPAGWSDDPADRSQRGKACAGGLGVILGVASISRLPPNANASSLSSEERTEALLDLHTLHGNEAVDILGQFLAELERERFRGLAYVVVGEEKHVGTQDEKRGAGKVRLGTSVKNAVAGWGYAWNESAGIICVDPCRI, encoded by the exons ATGGAAAACAACACGATAAGGGCCCCCTCCCCTCGGAAACATTCCGCCCTCGTTACCGTCACAGACGACTTCGACATTCCTTCTCAAGCACCGACCCCCACGCCCCAAACCACCCTTACGACCCACCCGCACCTCGCGCACTACATTCATTCCCTTCTCAACAACGTCCATTTCCCACCTCCACGCTCAGCCCTTTCACAACATCCACTCAGCGTATCCTCTTCGGGTGGATCGAATGACAGCGACAGCGACGACGAGCATCATGGGAACGTGTCAAACGTGTCCCAAAGCGGATCGGAAGCTGCTTCGACGAGCGGCGCAAGTGGAGTGACGAAGAGTAGCCAGGAGGGAGGGTTAGCGAAAAGTGATGATGGGTCGTCTCGAAAAGCGACAACGGCGGAAAAAGAAGAGCTGGTGAAAAGGATTGTAGAGTTGCTTGATAATGAtcaggaggaggagatcAAGGGAACTTTGAAGCCGTATATGGGCGAGCTGGGCAAG GACGATTTGCTGATGGATCAAGTGTGTCTTGATTGCATGCATAAGCGACGCG ACGACATTGAGGGTCTCCCATACGCCCCCCATCTAACGCCCACCCGAGCAAGAGCTTCCCCTGGCGTGGGTGCCAGGCCCTACACGCCGACCAGAGTTCCCTCCTTCCGCTCCCGTACGCCGCTCAGCCGCACTCACTCGCCGGTGCCCCCTATCCCGTCCCACTCTTCTGCCATCGTGCCTCCGAAGCCGGCTTCCTCTTCCGGCTACAGCCCTGCCCCGTCCCCACTCGCTTCTCCTCGTATGCTCAATGCCAAAGCCTCCACATTTAACCCATCTGCTAGAGTTGTGTCAG GTTCGCCCTTCGGCGCAATCGGGGCGCCCAGCATGACGCGCACCGGCTCAAATCTTGCCATCGCGTCGCCGCTCTTTAGTGATCAGCAAAGTCCGTTCCATTCGCCCGTCGGAACACCGCAGCGGACACCGGTCAAGATGCCAGATCTGTTCTCATCCCCTGCTCAACGGGCTGCGGCCAGCAAAGGCATCATGCCTGACGAcgacgatgacgatgagTTCTCACCTTTTGGAAAAGGTTTGCCCAAAGTACACCACCACGATACCTCTCTCAAGGCGGATTCGAAACCTTTTAACCCGTACTTTTTCGGCGCACCACTTGGTCCCGCACTTGACCTCAATGCCGGCGAGTACACTCCCAATATCGCCATGTCGGATACTTCCACCTCGTATTCCTCATCCAACATTGGGCCGTCCGATGTTCTAGACGAGTCCACCACCGAGACAAGCTCTGGTATGACCCCGCTGGACGTACTTTGCAGCGTGTTCACCTCTGTTCCCCGGCCCGAGCTGGAGGATGCCTTGCATAGATCAGGATACGATTTTGAGGCTGCCATGTCCATGCTTGTGGCGGCGTACACGAACCCAAGAAGCGGTGCGTCCACCCCGCAACGCGTGTCAAGTCCCCGTCCGCATATCGGGATGGGcaggggaggaagagacgGGTATTTCCCGACGGTAAACAGTAGGACGTTGAGAAGGGACTTAAGTCCGATGGGAGGGACAAGATCTCCTGCAGGAGCGAATGGGGGAAAGATGTGCAGATACTTCCTTGCGGGAGAGTGTAGAAGATCGGATTGTAGGTTTAGTCATGATCTCGATCGGGCGATGTGTAGGTTCTGGTTGAGAGGCCATTGTGCCAAGGGGCCGAACTGCGA GTTCCTTCACTCCTTCCCGAACAACCTTGACGTATCTGCACTCCAGACGGCCATGTCCCGAGTGGAACTTTCTCAGGATGACTACGCTCGTCCCGATTCCCTTGGCAACTGGCATCAGCCACCTGAAGAGTTCCCGGACCTCGCAACGGCTCGTTCCGTCAGAGCCCCAAGGTTTGATCCATCAAGAAATAGATTCGCAAACGCTATCAAACGCGCCgctcctgctcctcctcGGGACTTCCCCTCAGCTCAAGCCCAAGCAGCTCACTCGCAAGATTATTTATCCGActcttcaacctcttcGGTACCCGCGCTCCCTCGTCCATCCATGCGTATCAAGCTTCGCCCTCCTACCCTTTTACCCACTCTCAAAACCGGTACGGCTGCAAACGACCAATACCTCGCTTCACGCTCCACCTCCATTCGTCTCGGCCATGCTCGAAACGCCTGTCTTGCACGTGCCGCCGATGCGTTCCGTCGTGGGGACGGCGCGGCCGCCAAACGTTTCTCGCGTGAAGGCAAGGCGCTTAATCAGAGAATGTTGAATGAAGCTGCTGAGGCGGCGCAGGGTTTAGTCAAGGAGAGACAAGCGGAAGCTATGGAGGCAGTGAAGGAGAGGCCTGCAGGATGGAGTGATGATCCCGCCGACAGGTCTCAGAGGGGTAAGGCGTGTGCCGGCGGTCTGGGTGTCATCCTCGGCGTCGCCAGTATTTCTCGTCTGCCGCCAAACGCCAACGCGTCATCCCTCTCTTCTGAAGAACGCACAGAGGCCCTCCTTGACTTGCACACTTTGCATGGCAACGAAGCCGTCGATATTTTAGGCCAGTTCCTTGCGGAATTGGAGAGGGAAAGGTTCAGGGGCTTGGCGTATGTGGTGGTCGGGGAGGAGAAACATGTGGGTACGCAGGATGAGAAACGAGGAGCAGGTAAGGTTAGGTTGGGAACGAGTGTGAAGAATGCAGTGGCTGGGTGGGGGTATGCGTGGAACGAGAGCGCGGGAATTATTTGTGTGGATCCTTGTCGGATTTAG
- a CDS encoding Oligopeptide transporter, putative (Similar to TIGR gene model, INSD accession AAW46380.1) has product MSASHSGVEAPNPRDQGAGLPIQTLNEDTESPDLDQKQEDYVDLEKNESTDNVDVNVEPTEDLGGELTPNEAFTWNVDGDQSPFPEVAACVPNTDDPSIPCNTVRAWILLTVFVILFAGVNQFFGLRYPSLTIGYVVCQLLVFPIGRAWEKLPKWVVPLGPFSFYLNPGKFTIKEHALIVICVNLTASTAYAMGSLVAITSPIYWNRDFGGGFSFLYLLTTQALGFGLAGLARRWLVYPAALIWPSSLSSTVLFRALHEPQSRTAANGWTITRYRFFAYLTTGAFIWFWFPDYIWTSLSTFAFITWIVPHNQKVNTIFGMNSGLGLLPISFDWTQINYAGFPLTTPFYITCNAFAVVVFFYLFLSPILYYKNIWYSSYLPLLSSSTFDNTGSSYNISRVVDKNLDFVLAKYQEYSPMYISMSYSLSYGLSFAAVTSIVFYTYLYNGKEIWAKFKDAKHGGEDIHKRLMNSYKEVPDWWYGVLTLVVLGLGIFTCRYWDTQLPVWGFIVVCFGMGLVLIVPEGILEGTTNQRIFLNIITELIAGYAWPGKPIANMLVKCYGYNSVKHGMDFAQDLKLGQYMKIPPRTLFWAQIYSTLLATMTQTGVLRWMIGNIKDLCSPKNPDRFTCAGAKVVYNASLIWGTIGPQRMFQAGQVYNGLMYFFLIGPVVTVLVYLVYRRYPNSWVKYINVPVFFNAAGNIPPANTTQYSLWFIFGFIFNYLIRKRAFAWWKRYNYLTQAAMDTGTALATIIIFFALSYNGIKLNWWGNNVGSDTDDAKGTPWLTVPRGSHFGKGPAEF; this is encoded by the exons ATGTCGGCATCACATAGCGGGGTCGAAGCACCCAACCCACGAGACCAGGGAGCCGGTTTACCAATCCAAACACTTAACGAAGATACCGAGTCTCCAGATCTCGATCAAAAGCAGGAGGACTATGTGGATCTAGAGAAGAATGAGTCTACAGATAATGTCGACGTCAACGTTGAGCCCACTGAAGACTTGGGAGGGGAGCTTACACCGAATGAGGCCTTCACTTGGAATGTGGACGGCGATCAGTCACCTT TCCCCGAAGTAGCAGCTTGCGTGCCCAATACAGACGATCCCAGTATCCCTTGCAACA CTGTAAGAGCATGGATCCTCCTTACAGTGTTTGTAATTCTTTTCGCCGGTGTCAACCAGTTCTTCGGCTTGCGTTAT CCTTCTCTTACCATT GGTTATGTAGTCTGTCAGTTATTGGTATTTCCTATAGGCCGGGCTTGGGAAAAACTCCCTAAATGGGTCGTTCCCCTTGGGCCTTTCTCATTCTATCTCAACCCTGGAAAGTTTACTATCAAAGAGCATGCTCTTATCGTTATC TGTGTCAACTTGACAGCGAGTACCGCCTATGCTATGGGTTCTCTTGTCGCTATCACCTCTCCCATTTATTGGAACCGTGATTTTGGAGGTGGTTTCTCCTTCTTATATTTGCTCACCACCCAAGCCCTCGG TTTTGGTCTCGCCGGTCTCGCCCGGAGGTGGCTCGTCTACCCGGCCGCCCTCATTTGGCCTTCATCCCTCTCATCCACCGTACTTTTCCGAGCTCTTCATGAGCCTCAGAGTCGAACTGCGGCCAATGGGTGGACTATCACCAGATATCGCTTCTTTGCTTATCTGACTACCGGCGCTTTCATTTGGTTCTGGTTCCCTGATTACATCTGGACTTCTTTAAGTACTTTTGCGTTCATCACTTGGATTGTACCCCACAATCAGAAGGTCAACACGATTTTCGGA ATGAACTCTGGCTTAGGTCTTTTGCCGATCAGTTTCGACTGGACTCAAATTAACTATGCTGGTTTTCCCCTTACCACACCTTTCTACATTACTTGCAACGCGTTTGCTGTTGTCGTTTTTTTCTATTTATTCTTGTCACCCATC CTTTACTACAAGAATATCTGGTACAGTTCTTA CCTgcctctcctctcctcgTCCACTTTTGACAACACCGGATCATCGTACAACATTTCGCGAGTCGTCGACAAAAATCTCGACTTTGTCCTCGCCAAATACCAAGAGTACTCCCCCATGTACATCTCCATGTCATATTCACTCTCTTATGGTCTCTCTTTCGCCGCTGTAACCAGCATCGTTTTCTACACCTACTTATACAACGGCAAAGAGATCTGGGCCAAGTTCAAGGACGCCAAACATGGTGGAGAGGATATTCACAAGCGGCTGATGAACTCTTACAAGGAAGTGCCTGATTGGTGGTATGGCGTCCTCACCCTCGTCGTTCTCGGTCTTGGTATTTTCACTTGTAGATACTGGGATACTCAGCTGCCTGTTTGGGGTTTCATTGTGGTTTGCTTTGGTATGGGACTGGTCTTGATTGTGCCCGAGGGTATCCTCGAGGGCACTACCAACCAGCGAA TCTTCCTAAACATCATCACCGAGTTGATTGCCGGTTACGCTTGGCCTGGGAAGCCTATTGCCAACATGCTTGTCAAGTGTTACGGCTATAATAGTGTC AAACACGGTATGGACTTTGCTCAAGATCTCAAGCTCGGTCAATACATG AAAATTCCTCCCCGAACTCTTTTCTGGGCCCAGATCTACTCTACCCTTTTGGCTACAATGACTCAGACTGGGG TGCTTCGATGGATGATCGGCAACATCAAGGATCTCTGTTCACCTAAAAATCCTGACCGATTCACATGTGCGGGCGCGAAAGTCGTTTACAACGCTTCTCTTATCTGGGGTACCATCGGTCCTCAAAGAATGTTCCAGGCCGGTCAGGTTTACAATGGTTTGATGtacttcttcctcattgGT CCTGTGGTTACCGTGCTTGTCTATCTTGTTTACCGACGATACCCTAACAGCTGGGTCAAGTATATTAACGTGCCCGTCTTCTTCAATGCTGCAG GCAATATCCCTCCTGCCAACACTA CCCAATATTCTCTTTGGTTTATCTTTGGTTTCATCTTCAACTACCTCATCCGAAAGCGAGCCTTTGCTTGGTGGAAGCGTTATAACT ACCTGACCCAAGCTGCCATGGACACTGGTACGGCACTTGCgaccatcatcatcttcttcgctcTTAGTTACAATGGTATCAAGTTGAATTGGTGGGGTAACAATGTTGGCTCAGACACCGATGATGCCAAAGGGACACCTTGGTTGACTGTTCCACGCGGAAGTCACTTTGGTAAGGGACCAGCAGAGTTCTAA
- a CDS encoding uncharacterized protein (Similar to TIGR gene model, INSD accession AAW46379.1), with protein MSHTSAQLLDAFLSTTDDKIIPLTAEGVAAGCKVFGAAILRKSDLSVIVVATNNEISSPLLHGEINCIQHFYALPSGQRPLPSECLFFATHEPCSLCLSGITWSGFDNHYFLFTYEDTRDAFNIPHDIRILEQVFKVPASSESPTEFANRPLYNKSNEFWTARSVAELIEDLEGDVKEAMKTRAQEIKVKYNGLSKAYQDGKGNAGIPLA; from the exons ATGTCTCACACCTCTGCTCAGCTCCTTGACGCTTTTCTGTCCACTACCGACGATAAAATCATCCCACTCACCGCAGAAGGTGTTGCCGCGGGGTGTAAAGTCTTTGGTGCTGCCATCTTGCGGAAGAGTGATTTGAGTGTGATTGTGGTTGCGACCAACAATGAGATCTCTTCCCCTCTTCTT CACGGAGAGATCAACTGTATTCAGCACTTCTACGCCCTTCCCTCGGGCCAGAGACCGTTGCCCAGCGAGtgtctcttcttcgctaCCCATGAACCTTGCTCTCTTT GTCTCTCTGGTATAACCTGGTCCGGGTTCGACAACCACTACTTCCTCTTCACGTATGAGGACACACGAGACGCATTCAACATCCCCCATGACATTCGCATTCTTGAACaagtcttcaaggttcCGGCTTCTTCAGAGTCACCCACCGAATTTGCAAATCGACCGCTTTACAACAAGTCAAACGAGTTTTGGACAGCGCGTTCAGTGGCGGAGTTGATCGAGGATTTGGAGGGTGATGTGAAGGAGGCCATGAAGACAAGGGCGCAAGAGATCAAAGTCAAGTACAATGGGCTTTCAAAGGCTTATCAGGATGGCAAGGGGAATGCCGGCATACCGCTCGCTTAA
- a CDS encoding Ubiquinone metabolism-related protein, putative (Similar to TIGR gene model, INSD accession AAW46378.1), whose translation MRRSLRLLARKANYPGHIPLSPAQNALLAVGSGVVGVLDVTRGDLIASLSESTAGIFLPALHEKMKMTSEGRQIMKDRPEITNKTIEKLKELKRGTLGREYIEWLGDGRLEPESRAPVQYIDSPVLAYTMLRYRQTHDLYHTLFSLPPTLPHELSLKVFEFSNMSLPVALLSSVFGPLRLQRKETWMRDWVPWALRTGREGRSLVTVYWEKRWEQGIGELRRELGVKRNDAEGVEARWGGYRKIREVERELRKKGEWVDEPEDW comes from the exons ATGCGCCGCTCTCTCCGCCTCCTCGCCCGCAAGGCTAACTACCCAGGCCACATCCCCCTTTCTCCTGCCCAAAACGCCCTCCTCGCAGTTGGCTCTGGCGTCGTTGGCGTCCTCGACGTCACACGCGGCGATCTCATCGCTTCCCTCTCCGAGTCTACAGCCGGTATCTTCCTTCCGGCACTACAcgagaagatgaagatgacaTCCGAGGGAAGGCAGATTATGAAGGATAGACCGGAGATTACGAATAAGACAATCGAAAAGTTGAAAGAGCTGAAGAGAGGCACATTGGGAAGAGAGTATATAGAGTGGTTGGGAGATGGAAGGCTGGAACCTGAGAGCCGAGCTCCT GTGCAATACATCGATTCTCCAGTCTTAGCGTACACAATGCTTCGTTACCGCCAAACCCACGATCTTTACCAcaccctcttctccttACCCCCTACTCTTCCACACGAACTATCCCTCAAAGTTTTCGAATTCTCGAACATGTCCCTGCCTGTTGCACTCCTCTCTTCTGTTTTCGGTCCTCTGAGGTTACAGAGAAAAGAGACTTGGATGCGGGACTGGGTACCCTGGGCACTGAGGACAGGACGCGAAGGGAGGAGCCTCGTGACGGTATATtgggagaagaggtggGAACAGGGCATAGGGGAACTAAGAAGGGAACTAGGGGTGAAGAGAAATGATGCGGAGGGAGTAGAGGCGAGGTGGGGCGGATACAGGAAGATTAGGGAGGTGGAAAGGGAATTGAGAAAAAAAGGCGAATGGGTGGATGAGCCGGAAGATTGGTAG
- a CDS encoding Protein binding protein, putative (Similar to TIGR gene model, INSD accession AAW46377.1): protein MSIELTPSTQLGFPRPFTNVVKRTLLIHNPNYHPVAFKVKTTAPKQYSVRPNSGRVEAGESVEVHIMLQPLAQEPPPHAKCKDKFLVQSAFITPDEEMHSLAELWSQLEKTNKGAITEQKLKVVYLPAEGGSTNNQGIPEEEEAGEASRVEESAIFSHAQTSPSHEKPSSPFEQPKSVDSVAPALTPTQPPLPSLTPTAVSATNSALEQSLAATTSDSEKLAIALKEIESLRAQLEEAKGPQVSGLRKRGITGAANETMSKPAQTVAAAQQQGVPLEVVIGLMVAVFVLTYLFF, encoded by the exons ATGTCGATCGAACTTACTCCTTCTACCCAACTGGGTTTCCCCC GCCCCTTCACCAACGTTGTCAAGCGTACGCTTCTCATCCACAACCCCAATTACCACCCTGTTGCTTTCAAGGTCAAGACAACAGCGCCGAAGCAGTACTCTGTGAGGCCCAACTCAGGAAGGGTTGAGGCTGGAGAGAGCGTCGAAGTGCACA TCATGTTGCAGCCTTTAGCTCAGGAACCCCCTCCTCACGCCAAGTGCAAGGACAAGTTCTTGGTTCAATCTGCGTTCATCACTCCTGACGAAGAAATGCACTCTTTGGCGGAATTA TGGTCACAGTTGGAGAAAACAAACAAGGGCGCTATTACCGAACAAAAGCTCAAGGTCGTATATCTCCCCGCCGAAGGCGGGTCCACAAATAACCAAGGCATtcctgaagaggaagaggctgGTGAGGCTAGCAGGGTTGAAGAATCA GCCATCTTCAGCCACGCCCAAacatcaccttcccacGAGAAaccctcctctcccttcGAACAGCCTAAGTCTGTCGACAGCGTTGCTCCCGCTCTTACCCCTACTCaacctcctcttccatctctcaCTCCCACGGCCGTCAGCGCTACTAACTCTGCCCTCGAGCAATCTCTTGCGGCTACCACCTCTGATTCTGAAAAACTCGCCATTGCGCTCAAGGAGATTGAATCACTTCGTGCCCAGTTGGAAGAGGCCAAAGGTCCTCAAGTCTCTGGCTTGAGGAAGCGGGGTATCACCGGAGCTGCTAACGAGACTATGAGCAAGCCTGCGCAAACTGTGGCCGCTGCTCAGCAGCAGGGTGTCCCTCTCGAGGTTGTCATCGGGCTCATGGTCGCTGTCTTTGTGTTGACGTATCTGTTCTTCTGA
- a CDS encoding Hypothetical protein (Similar to TIGR gene model, INSD accession AAW46376.1; CNK02980) produces the protein MSELPQTKTGDSGSSLTPSTSDIPSPEGTVVDVDAVCKEKQLGKQSIDEPSPPSTKFEVQLEAQSQGEGNLTKLSPSRKWFLLLVFSVAQYLDVCSVSALFVLTDAIQKNLDIQYEASSWIITSYSVTFASFLLFWGRVADLYSAKAVFAYGFLGLGALNLIISFMPNQYAYFIFRALSGIAGAATIPSAFRLILALFEPQELNLALTIFGLSGAIANVTGLVIAGFFGFITANDQQAGWRWFFRMMAIVIVPFGVSALALIPKTAGDLSDRLSPRDKLKRLDIVGCFMMLVSVILLILGITLGASYGWKKPGFLVPFLLCWPIFVAFFIYEARLSEGYALIPPSFWKIPNMTLLIVFALGIYPWWCVSQLPLVERFIDYFNEPAIIAALRVFPQGASALIVAFFVPQLLQKVGSPRIPIAGGMIIGAAMYLLIIFNDGKLGSDYWRWLFPAFLIGSGAAMISFLATNITVMTSVPPEISGVAGAMLQVALQVGAAISLTVQAGLLTLNPGGMTNYANVQASLWFQFGWLLLNALMIIVFFRRSKMPKLSEEEEAAAAFGA, from the exons ATGAGCGAGCTCCCTCAAACAAAAACGGGTGATTCCGGCAGCAGTCTGACTCCCTCTACTTCCGATATTCCATCACCCGAGGGAACCGTGGTCGATGTGGACGCCGTTTGCAAAGAAAAGCAGCTTGGCAAACAATCGATTGACGAACCATCACCTCCTTCAACTAAGTTTGAGGTGCAACTCGAAGCTCAAAGTCAGGGAGAAGGTAATTTGACCAAGTTAAGTCCAAGCCGCAAGTGGTTCTTGCTACTGGTTTTCAGTGTTGCTCAG TATCTCGATGTCTGTTCTGTATCGGCTCTCTTTGTCCTTACCGATGCGATCCAAAAGAACCTTGACATCCAGTACGAGGCTTCCTCTTGGATCATT ACTAGCTATTCCGTCACATTTGCCTCGTTCTTATTATTTTGGGGTCGTGTGGCAGACCTCTACTCGGCAAAAGCAGTCTTCGCATACGGCTTCCTTGGGCTCGGTGCTCTCAACTTGATCATCTCTTTTATGCCTAACCAATATGCCTATTTCATCTTCCGTGCCTTGAGCGGAATCGCCGGAGCTGCGACT ATTCCCTCAGCTTTTAGGTTAATACTTGCCCTTTTTGAGCCGCAAGAGCTTAACCTCGCTCTAACCATCTTCGGCCTCAGCGGTGCTATCGCCAATGTCACAGGTCTTGTTATTGCTGGTTTCTTTGGATTCATTACTGCCAATGACCAACAAGCCGGTTGGAGGTGGTTTTTCCGA ATGATGGCCATCGTCATTGTACCTTTCGGCGTTTCTGCCCTTGCCCTCATCCCCAAAACTGCTGGCGATCTATCTGATCGACTTTCGCCTCGAGATAAGCTCAAGAGGCTGGACATCGTTGGCTGCTTCATGATGCTCGTCTCCGTCATTCTGCTTATCCTGGGCATCACTCTAGGTGCTTCTTATGGCTGGAAAAAGCCAGGCTTCTTGGTTCCATTTTTGCTCTGCTGGCCCATTTTTGTGGCTTTCTTCATTTACGAAGCTAGATTGTCTGAGGGTTATGCTTTGATCCCTCCATCGTTCTGGAAGATTCCGAACATGACCTTGTTGATTGTTTTTGCGCTCGGTATTTACCCATGGTGGTGT GTAAGCCAACTTCCCCTTGTCGAAAGATTCATCGACTACTTCAATGAACCCGCCATTATTGCCGCCCTTCGTGTCTTCCCTCAAGGTGCTTCAGCTCTCATCGTGGCATTCTTTGTCCCGCAACTTCTTCAAAAAGTCGGCAGCCCCCGAATCCCTATCGCCGGTGGCATGATCATCGGTGCCGCCATGTATCTACTTATCATTTTCAATGATGGTAAACTGGGGAGCGACTACTGGAGATGGCTTTTCCCCGCTTTCCTCATTGGAAGCGGTGCCGCTATGATCAGCTTCTTGGCTACAAA TATCACGGTTATGACCTCTGTTCCTCCCGAGATTTCTGGTGTTGCAGGTGCGATGCTTCAAGTCGCTCTCCAAGTTGGCGCTGCCATCAGTCTCACCGTTCAGGCCGGGCTTTTAACCCTTAATCCCGGAGGGATGACCAACTATGCCAATGTCCAAGCGTCCTTATGGTTTCAATTCGGGTGGCTTCTACTAAATGCGTTGATGATTATTGTTTTCTTTAGGCGGAGCAAGATGCCAAAATTAtcagaggaagaggaagcgGCTGCGGCGTTTGGAGCGTAA